The following are encoded in a window of Pseudomonas sp. St316 genomic DNA:
- a CDS encoding LacI family DNA-binding transcriptional regulator — MTSVKDVAQLAGVSLMTVSRALNTPEKLSPETLQRVRRAIDELQFVPSLSARRMRGDNLQARTIGVFALDTATTPFAVELLLSIEQTAQQAGWNVFILNLLSNPPTDQNIDLMLSHRPDGLIFSAMGLRQVSIPERLKSKPLVLANCLADDRHLVSYVPDDEAGQHRAMQHALSQGYRRPLCINLPRKSLAWGLRQQGLQRACQAVGLAPEALLQYDLCDHDAYGETAAILDRHIVDGRPQFDILVCGNDRIAFCAYQLLLGRGLKIPDDVAVLGYDNMIGIAELFIPPLTTVQLPYYEIGRQAALHLIESLEVSGAQPVDCPLVVRASL, encoded by the coding sequence ATGACTTCCGTGAAAGACGTTGCACAGCTGGCCGGCGTATCCCTGATGACGGTTTCGCGCGCGCTCAACACGCCGGAAAAACTGAGCCCCGAAACCCTTCAGCGGGTACGTCGCGCCATTGATGAACTGCAATTCGTACCGAGCCTGTCGGCGCGCAGGATGCGCGGCGACAACCTGCAGGCGCGTACCATCGGTGTGTTCGCACTGGATACCGCGACCACGCCGTTCGCCGTCGAGTTGCTGCTGTCCATCGAACAAACCGCGCAGCAGGCAGGCTGGAATGTCTTCATCCTCAACCTGTTGAGCAACCCGCCCACCGACCAGAACATCGACCTGATGCTGTCGCACCGCCCCGACGGGTTGATCTTCAGTGCCATGGGATTGCGCCAGGTGAGCATTCCCGAGCGACTCAAGAGCAAGCCGCTGGTGCTCGCCAATTGCCTGGCCGATGACAGACACCTGGTCAGTTATGTGCCGGATGATGAAGCTGGGCAGCATCGAGCCATGCAGCATGCCTTGAGCCAAGGCTATCGGCGTCCGCTGTGCATCAATTTGCCGAGGAAGAGTCTTGCCTGGGGCCTGCGCCAGCAAGGCTTGCAACGCGCCTGTCAGGCCGTCGGGCTGGCACCTGAAGCACTCTTGCAATACGACCTTTGCGATCACGACGCCTATGGTGAAACCGCCGCAATTCTCGATCGGCACATCGTTGATGGCCGTCCGCAATTCGACATCCTGGTCTGCGGCAACGACCGCATCGCCTTTTGCGCCTATCAGCTGTTGTTGGGTCGCGGCCTGAAAATTCCCGACGATGTCGCGGTGCTCGGCTATGACAACATGATCGGCATCGCCGAACTGTTCATCCCGCCACTGACCACCGTACAACTGCCGTACTACGAGATCGGTCGCCAGGCGGCCCTGCACCTGATCGAGAGCCTGGAGGTATCGGGCGCCCAGCCGGTGGATTGCCCACTGGTGGTCAGGGCATCGCTGTAA
- a CDS encoding ABC transporter substrate-binding protein, with protein MKQLKSLLPAALLGLCVGFPSISTAANLTISCGAVGAELQLCKEAVEAWSKQTGNSVEVVSTPNSATERLSFYQQILSAQSSDIDIIQIDMVWPGMLAKHLMDLREVLPANATQGYFQAQVDNATVNGRLVTMPWFTDSGLLYYRKDLLDKYNKPVPQTWEEMTMTARAVQQAERDAGNANAWGYVFQGRAYEGLTCNALEWISSQPQGGLVNPQGDIVVNSQASRAALTLAKSWVGDIAPRGVLNYTEEEGRGVFQSGNALFMRNWPYVWALVQSQDSAVKDKVGVAPLPRGGATGSHASTLGGWGLAVSRYSANPKLAAELVSYLSSAQQQKHRALVGAYNPVIESLYQDPELLAAMPYYSQLRSILNDGVMRPASITADRYPRVSNAFFDQVHGVLAGERPVDQALAELESELTRIKRRNW; from the coding sequence ATGAAACAGCTCAAATCGCTCCTTCCAGCGGCACTGCTCGGCCTGTGCGTCGGGTTTCCGTCGATCTCCACAGCCGCCAACCTGACGATTTCCTGCGGTGCCGTGGGTGCTGAATTGCAGCTTTGCAAGGAAGCCGTCGAGGCGTGGTCCAAGCAGACCGGCAACAGCGTCGAAGTGGTGTCCACGCCTAACTCGGCGACCGAGCGGCTGTCGTTCTACCAGCAGATCCTCAGTGCGCAATCCAGCGACATCGACATCATCCAGATCGACATGGTGTGGCCGGGGATGCTGGCCAAACACTTGATGGACCTGCGCGAGGTGCTGCCTGCCAACGCTACCCAGGGTTACTTCCAGGCCCAGGTGGACAACGCCACGGTGAACGGGCGCCTGGTGACCATGCCGTGGTTCACCGACTCTGGGTTGCTGTATTACCGCAAGGACCTGCTCGACAAGTACAACAAGCCCGTGCCCCAGACCTGGGAAGAAATGACCATGACTGCCAGGGCTGTCCAGCAGGCCGAACGCGACGCCGGGAACGCCAATGCCTGGGGTTATGTATTCCAGGGGCGCGCCTACGAAGGCCTGACGTGTAACGCACTGGAGTGGATCAGCAGCCAGCCGCAAGGTGGGTTGGTCAATCCGCAAGGCGACATCGTGGTCAACAGCCAGGCCTCAAGGGCCGCATTGACCCTGGCCAAAAGCTGGGTGGGCGACATCGCCCCCCGTGGCGTCCTCAATTACACCGAGGAAGAAGGACGCGGCGTCTTCCAGTCGGGCAATGCGCTGTTCATGCGTAACTGGCCTTATGTCTGGGCCCTGGTGCAAAGCCAGGACAGCGCCGTGAAGGACAAGGTCGGCGTCGCTCCCCTGCCCCGTGGTGGCGCGACCGGCAGCCATGCGTCCACCCTCGGCGGCTGGGGCCTGGCGGTATCGCGCTACAGCGCCAACCCCAAGCTCGCCGCGGAACTGGTGAGCTACCTGAGCAGCGCCCAACAGCAGAAACACCGCGCCTTGGTTGGCGCCTATAACCCGGTGATCGAGTCGCTGTACCAGGATCCCGAGTTGCTCGCGGCCATGCCTTATTACAGTCAACTGCGCAGCATCCTCAACGACGGGGTCATGCGCCCCGCTTCAATCACCGCCGACCGCTATCCACGGGTCTCCAATGCGTTCTTCGATCAAGTGCACGGCGTGCTGGCCGGCGAACGGCCGGTCGATCAGGCGCTGGCCGAACTGGAAAGCGAACTCACGCGCATCAAACGCCGGAACTGGTAA
- a CDS encoding carbohydrate porin: MQKASSWLIASVLGASAATSQAATLEERMAAFEARASAAEKRAAAAEQQTQALARELQQIKLATPTLQPTASVTTVPTLDARLAKLEASQQSTQKQGSGAHLTDGFSFKGYARSGLLINDGLGGGRGGPYTTPAGSVGGAVGRLGNEDDTYMRIDLSKEMYAQNGTRSKFTVSIADGVESSNDWTADESNLNVRQVFTELDHLAAFKGNPMFENSTLWAGKRFDRDNFDIHWLDSDVVYLAGTGGGIYDIQMNKNWRSNYSLIGRNYGDFSEGGVNADVESYILTSNQFFDGGQWQWMFNAIGSKKNDFATRTNQAGLTPADSGLHSMVANHQKNFFGREGFFKTALLYGQGLGAEVKNVGSDGELIDEARAVRLALYGETPIASDWRIGPSLLAEQSKDRYVKGDDYRWMTLNVRLANEINSNFEMAYEMSWQTMKLDPKGYLQRNAVDGNFWKFTVAPTFKPDLGDLLTRPELRLFASVMNWSSDLDRYSTTDSFGKTDFNSGGVWQYGIQMETWF; this comes from the coding sequence ATGCAGAAAGCATCAAGCTGGCTAATCGCAAGCGTGCTCGGCGCCTCGGCGGCCACTTCTCAGGCCGCGACGCTGGAAGAGCGCATGGCCGCGTTCGAGGCCCGTGCCAGCGCAGCGGAAAAGCGTGCCGCCGCCGCCGAACAGCAAACCCAGGCGCTCGCCAGGGAACTGCAACAAATCAAACTCGCCACGCCCACCCTGCAACCGACGGCTTCCGTCACTACAGTCCCGACACTCGATGCCCGTCTGGCAAAACTCGAAGCCAGCCAGCAAAGCACACAAAAGCAGGGCAGCGGCGCACACCTCACTGACGGTTTCAGCTTCAAGGGCTACGCTCGCTCCGGGTTGCTGATCAATGATGGGTTGGGCGGTGGTCGTGGTGGTCCGTACACCACGCCGGCCGGTTCTGTCGGTGGCGCTGTCGGGCGACTGGGTAACGAGGACGATACCTACATGCGTATCGACCTGTCGAAAGAGATGTACGCGCAGAATGGCACCCGCTCCAAATTCACGGTTTCCATCGCCGATGGCGTGGAGAGTTCCAACGACTGGACCGCCGATGAAAGCAACCTGAACGTGCGCCAGGTGTTTACCGAACTCGATCACCTGGCGGCATTCAAGGGCAACCCGATGTTCGAAAACTCCACCCTGTGGGCGGGCAAACGCTTCGACAGGGACAATTTCGACATCCACTGGCTGGACTCCGACGTTGTCTATCTGGCCGGTACCGGTGGCGGTATCTACGATATACAGATGAACAAGAACTGGCGCTCGAACTACTCATTGATCGGTCGCAACTACGGGGATTTCAGTGAGGGTGGCGTCAATGCCGATGTGGAAAGCTACATCCTGACGTCCAACCAGTTTTTCGACGGTGGGCAGTGGCAATGGATGTTCAACGCCATCGGTTCGAAGAAAAACGACTTTGCGACCCGCACCAATCAAGCGGGGCTGACGCCGGCCGATTCCGGTTTGCACAGCATGGTTGCCAATCACCAGAAAAACTTTTTCGGCCGCGAAGGTTTCTTCAAGACGGCGCTGCTCTATGGACAGGGGTTGGGGGCTGAGGTCAAGAACGTGGGCTCGGATGGTGAACTGATCGACGAGGCCCGTGCCGTGCGCCTGGCGCTGTACGGCGAGACGCCTATAGCGTCCGACTGGCGCATCGGCCCGAGCCTGCTGGCTGAGCAAAGCAAGGACCGCTACGTCAAGGGCGACGACTACCGTTGGATGACCCTTAACGTGCGGTTGGCCAACGAAATCAACAGCAATTTCGAGATGGCCTACGAGATGAGCTGGCAAACCATGAAGCTGGACCCCAAGGGCTACCTGCAACGCAATGCGGTCGACGGCAACTTCTGGAAGTTCACGGTCGCCCCGACCTTCAAGCCTGACCTGGGCGATCTGCTCACGCGTCCAGAGCTACGCCTGTTCGCCAGCGTCATGAACTGGTCGTCGGACCTGGACCGGTACAGCACCACGGACTCCTTCGGCAAGACTGACTTCAACTCAGGCGGTGTCTGGCAGTACGGCATCCAGATGGAAACCTGGTTCTGA
- the ugpC gene encoding sn-glycerol-3-phosphate ABC transporter ATP-binding protein UgpC encodes MIKLKLDNVNKQLGGARILRDVSLEISAGEFVVFVGPSGCGKSTLLRLIAGLDSICDGDLLIDGRRVNDLEPRERGVGMVFQSYALYPHMSVYDNISFGLKLAKTEKTSLRERVLKTAQILQLDKLLQRKPRELSGGQRQRVAMGRAMAREPDILLFDEPLSNLDASLRVQMRNEIARLHGRLGSTMIYVTHDQVEAMTLADKIVVLNGGRIEQVGSPRELYEHPASRFVAGFLGSPKMNFLPARLHTPGETSQIDSPLLGMTPLPFDSAHLAANSPLTLGIRPEHVSLKAAQGSAGVVVVGVEYLGSETYVHLESGEDEPLICRCEVNAGWQVGDRVELQLAFGSLHLFDANGTALRRHPAVIEVLPEDVPQRSPKAGAL; translated from the coding sequence GTGATCAAGTTGAAGCTGGACAACGTGAACAAACAATTGGGCGGCGCACGCATTCTTCGCGACGTCAGCCTGGAAATCTCGGCGGGTGAATTCGTGGTTTTCGTCGGCCCTTCGGGCTGCGGAAAGTCGACCTTGCTGCGGCTGATCGCCGGACTGGATTCGATCTGTGACGGCGACCTGCTGATCGACGGACGCCGGGTCAATGACCTGGAGCCGCGCGAGCGTGGCGTCGGCATGGTGTTCCAGTCCTATGCGCTATACCCGCACATGAGCGTCTACGACAACATCAGCTTTGGCCTCAAACTGGCCAAGACCGAAAAGACCAGCCTGCGCGAGCGAGTGCTGAAAACCGCACAGATCCTGCAGTTGGACAAACTGCTGCAACGCAAGCCACGGGAACTGTCGGGTGGACAGCGCCAGCGGGTGGCCATGGGCCGGGCCATGGCGCGGGAACCGGACATCCTGCTGTTCGACGAGCCGCTGTCCAACCTCGACGCCTCCCTGCGCGTGCAGATGCGCAACGAAATCGCCCGGCTGCATGGCCGACTGGGCTCGACCATGATCTACGTGACCCACGACCAGGTTGAAGCGATGACCCTGGCCGACAAGATTGTCGTGCTCAATGGCGGTCGCATCGAGCAGGTCGGCTCGCCGCGCGAACTCTATGAGCACCCGGCCAGTCGCTTTGTCGCCGGTTTCCTCGGCTCGCCCAAGATGAACTTTCTGCCGGCGCGCCTGCACACCCCAGGTGAAACCAGCCAGATCGACAGCCCTTTATTGGGAATGACGCCCCTTCCCTTCGACAGCGCCCACCTGGCGGCGAACAGTCCGCTGACCCTGGGGATTCGCCCGGAACACGTGTCGCTCAAAGCGGCGCAAGGCAGCGCTGGGGTCGTCGTGGTCGGGGTTGAATACCTGGGCAGCGAAACCTACGTGCACCTGGAGTCGGGCGAGGATGAACCCTTGATCTGTCGCTGCGAGGTCAACGCCGGATGGCAAGTGGGCGATCGGGTTGAACTGCAACTGGCGTTCGGCAGCCTGCACCTGTTCGATGCCAATGGCACGGCCTTGAGACGCCATCCGGCTGTTATTGAAGTCCTCCCGGAGGACGTCCCGCAGCGCTCGCCAAAAGCAGGCGCCCTATGA
- a CDS encoding sugar kinase codes for MDVTLNPGPETRFARPLKMALVGECMIEMRGEPGAAIMQTFGGDTLNTAVYLARLNPHGAVAVDYMTAVGSDAFSIAMRRSWLDEGIGDAHVRVIEDALPGLYFIQTDPHGERRFLYWRGEAAARRMFEGPEADAMLDALADYDYVYLSGISLAILTPEGRQRLIQALHLARRAGARIVFDNNYRPHLWPDPETARQVYRDLLQLTDLALVTWEDDATLFGYRDTEALFSAYAQAGIREVALKRGAATCLIQCPTGRFEVPAQTVAHIVDTTAAGDSFNAAYLACRLRGGDPEQAARWGHRLAAQVVQYRGALIPQAAMPNMGASSLPSVAQV; via the coding sequence ATGGATGTAACGCTTAACCCTGGCCCAGAGACTCGCTTCGCCCGCCCGCTGAAGATGGCGTTGGTGGGCGAATGCATGATCGAGATGCGCGGTGAACCGGGTGCCGCGATCATGCAGACTTTCGGTGGCGATACGCTCAACACCGCGGTCTACCTGGCCCGACTGAATCCGCATGGCGCAGTGGCCGTGGACTACATGACGGCCGTGGGCAGCGATGCGTTCAGCATTGCCATGCGCCGGTCCTGGCTGGACGAAGGGATTGGTGATGCCCATGTCCGCGTGATCGAAGACGCGCTGCCGGGGCTGTACTTCATCCAGACCGATCCACACGGCGAGCGGCGTTTCCTCTACTGGCGCGGGGAAGCGGCGGCGCGGCGCATGTTCGAGGGCCCCGAGGCCGACGCCATGCTCGATGCGCTGGCCGATTACGACTACGTCTACCTGAGCGGCATCAGCCTGGCGATCCTCACGCCAGAAGGGCGCCAGCGCCTGATCCAGGCCTTGCACCTGGCGCGCCGAGCGGGCGCGCGCATCGTCTTCGACAACAACTACCGTCCCCACCTCTGGCCCGATCCTGAAACGGCCCGGCAGGTCTACCGCGACCTGCTGCAACTGACTGACCTGGCCCTGGTCACTTGGGAAGATGACGCGACCCTGTTCGGCTATCGCGACACCGAGGCCTTGTTCAGTGCCTATGCCCAGGCGGGCATACGCGAAGTGGCCCTCAAGCGGGGCGCCGCCACCTGCTTGATCCAGTGTCCGACAGGACGTTTCGAAGTGCCTGCGCAAACCGTCGCCCATATCGTCGATACCACCGCCGCCGGTGATTCGTTCAACGCCGCCTACCTGGCCTGTCGCCTGCGTGGCGGTGATCCGGAGCAGGCCGCCCGCTGGGGCCATCGCCTGGCGGCCCAGGTTGTCCAGTACCGAGGTGCGCTGATTCCCCAGGCGGCGATGCCGAACATGGGCGCGTCCTCTCTTCCTTCTGTTGCACAGGTCTGA
- a CDS encoding glycoside hydrolase family 32 protein codes for MTVSVNAMNAPTPSPLEHAQQALSEGQSRVIDDYRPDYHLAPVAGWMNDPNGVVFFRGEYHVFYQHHPFDAKWGPMYWGHAKSADLVHWQHLPIALAPGDDFDRHGCFSGSAVVCGDTLALIYTGHTWLGEVGDERFIRQVQCLATSVDGIRFVKHGAVIENAPIDTIMHFRDPKVWQEDGYWYLIAGARLGDKPLLPLYRSTDLRTWEFLDYVSSGNEGDGYMWECPDLFRLNGRDVLLYSPQGMKPEGYERLNKYQTGYRIGRLDSEWHFTGGPFIELDNGHDFYAAQTLEAADGRRLVWAWLDMWESPMPSQAHHWCGMLGLPRELELQGDRLGVFPARELTALRQAPLPSSAPWGESGSHWVPHVKGDRLEIHVHLDLLGCTEGHLGIALRCSADEQEQTLLYYDASLQRLVLDRSRSGAQVSGQRSVSIEPTQTPLQLRVFLDRSSIEVFEESGRFSFSSRFYPRPDSLGVKLLANGTGGCVTIAKAWPLDSGWL; via the coding sequence ATGACTGTGTCTGTAAATGCCATGAACGCACCCACGCCCTCCCCCCTTGAACACGCGCAGCAGGCGCTGAGTGAAGGTCAGTCTCGCGTCATTGACGACTATCGACCCGACTATCACCTGGCGCCTGTCGCGGGCTGGATGAACGACCCTAACGGGGTGGTGTTTTTCCGTGGCGAATATCACGTGTTCTACCAACACCACCCTTTCGATGCCAAATGGGGTCCGATGTATTGGGGCCACGCCAAGAGCGCCGACCTGGTCCATTGGCAGCATCTGCCGATTGCCCTGGCGCCCGGCGATGACTTCGACCGCCACGGCTGTTTTTCCGGTAGCGCGGTGGTGTGTGGCGACACCCTGGCGCTGATCTACACCGGGCACACCTGGCTGGGGGAAGTGGGTGACGAACGCTTTATCCGCCAGGTCCAGTGTCTGGCCACCAGTGTCGACGGCATCCGGTTCGTCAAGCATGGCGCTGTCATCGAGAACGCGCCGATCGATACGATCATGCACTTTCGCGACCCCAAGGTCTGGCAGGAGGACGGCTATTGGTACCTGATTGCCGGCGCGCGCTTGGGCGACAAGCCGCTGTTGCCGCTGTACCGCTCCACCGACCTGCGCACCTGGGAGTTCCTCGACTACGTGTCCAGCGGCAATGAGGGTGATGGCTACATGTGGGAATGCCCGGACCTGTTTCGCCTCAACGGGCGCGACGTGCTGCTGTATTCCCCCCAGGGCATGAAGCCTGAAGGTTACGAACGCCTCAACAAGTACCAGACCGGTTATCGCATTGGCCGGCTCGACAGCGAATGGCACTTCACCGGCGGGCCGTTCATCGAACTGGATAACGGCCACGATTTCTATGCCGCGCAAACGCTGGAGGCCGCCGATGGCCGGCGCCTGGTGTGGGCCTGGCTGGACATGTGGGAAAGCCCGATGCCGAGCCAGGCCCATCACTGGTGCGGCATGCTCGGCTTGCCCCGCGAGCTTGAACTGCAGGGCGATCGCCTTGGCGTGTTTCCGGCACGGGAACTGACCGCGCTGCGCCAGGCGCCGTTGCCGAGCAGCGCGCCATGGGGCGAGTCGGGCAGCCACTGGGTGCCGCACGTGAAGGGCGACAGGCTCGAAATCCATGTGCATCTGGATCTGCTCGGCTGCACCGAAGGCCACCTGGGCATCGCCTTGCGTTGCAGTGCCGATGAGCAGGAACAAACCCTGCTTTATTACGACGCGTCACTGCAACGCCTGGTGCTCGATCGCAGCCGCTCGGGTGCGCAAGTGAGCGGTCAGCGCAGCGTGTCGATCGAGCCGACGCAAACACCACTGCAGTTGCGGGTGTTTCTCGATCGCTCGTCCATCGAGGTGTTCGAAGAAAGCGGCCGCTTCAGCTTCAGCAGCCGCTTCTATCCGCGACCTGACAGCCTCGGGGTGAAACTGTTGGCAAACGGCACTGGCGGGTGCGTCACCATTGCCAAGGCATGGCCGCTGGACTCGGGCTGGCTATGA
- the kdgR gene encoding DNA-binding transcriptional regulator KdgR: protein MDNSVIANNDLVSAVGRTMAVLEALAEHPEESGVSEIANKLEMSKATVYRFLQSLKARGYVVQDAEDRYRLSVRLFELGAQALPHLDIVREAEPGMRRINELTGETVHLGILDEGSIVYVHKIDSKYNLRMYSRIGRRAPLYCTGIGKVLMAWLEEEELLAHLAQESFERRTANTLTSAQAYLQELQTVRQQGYAEDHEEFEDNMRCLAAPIRDRFGHVIGGMSVSFPCFRFREELKQDYVKQLMQATQQISSQLGWHAR, encoded by the coding sequence ATGGACAACAGCGTCATTGCAAACAACGATCTGGTGTCGGCGGTGGGCCGGACCATGGCCGTGCTCGAGGCACTGGCCGAGCATCCGGAAGAAAGCGGCGTCTCGGAGATCGCCAACAAGCTGGAGATGTCCAAAGCCACGGTCTATCGCTTCTTGCAGTCGCTCAAGGCACGTGGGTATGTGGTGCAGGACGCCGAGGATCGCTATCGCCTCAGCGTCCGGCTCTTCGAACTGGGGGCCCAGGCCCTGCCCCACTTGGACATCGTCCGGGAAGCGGAGCCGGGCATGCGGCGAATCAACGAACTGACCGGCGAGACCGTCCACCTGGGGATTCTCGACGAAGGCAGCATCGTCTACGTGCACAAGATCGACTCCAAGTACAACCTGCGCATGTACTCGCGGATCGGCCGACGGGCGCCGTTGTACTGCACTGGCATCGGCAAGGTGCTGATGGCCTGGCTTGAAGAAGAGGAGTTGCTGGCGCACTTGGCGCAGGAAAGCTTCGAGCGTCGCACGGCCAATACCTTGACCAGTGCCCAAGCGTATCTGCAGGAACTGCAGACCGTTCGCCAGCAAGGCTATGCCGAGGACCATGAAGAGTTCGAAGACAACATGCGTTGCCTCGCGGCACCGATCCGCGACCGTTTTGGCCACGTGATCGGCGGAATGAGCGTTTCATTCCCCTGCTTTCGCTTCAGGGAAGAGTTGAAGCAGGACTACGTCAAGCAACTGATGCAAGCCACCCAACAGATCTCAAGCCAATTGGGCTGGCATGCGCGCTAG
- a CDS encoding TetR family transcriptional regulator gives MRVTKAQAQANRAHIVETASVLFRERGFDGVGVADLMAAAGFTHGGFYKHFGSKADLMAEAAANSLAQSLTDSVGSDVSGFVDLYMSREHRDARGGGCTMAALCGDAARQSPELKATFASGIENMLAALQSQYEAGQDAPQEAIRAKMLDTLAHAVGAIMLSRACPDDSALADEILEVCRTQIIAALPPSSAKQP, from the coding sequence ATGAGGGTGACAAAGGCCCAGGCCCAGGCAAATCGGGCGCACATCGTCGAGACGGCTTCTGTCTTGTTTCGCGAGCGAGGCTTTGACGGCGTGGGCGTGGCGGACTTGATGGCGGCCGCCGGCTTCACCCATGGCGGGTTCTACAAGCATTTCGGTTCCAAGGCCGACCTGATGGCCGAAGCGGCGGCGAACAGCCTTGCGCAGTCGCTGACCGACAGTGTGGGCAGCGACGTGTCTGGGTTCGTCGATCTTTACATGTCCAGGGAGCACCGTGACGCCCGGGGTGGCGGTTGCACCATGGCGGCACTGTGTGGCGACGCTGCCCGTCAATCGCCCGAACTGAAGGCCACTTTTGCCAGCGGCATCGAAAACATGCTGGCCGCGCTCCAAAGCCAATACGAGGCCGGGCAAGACGCGCCGCAGGAAGCGATCAGGGCAAAAATGCTCGACACGTTGGCGCATGCCGTCGGTGCGATCATGTTGTCCCGGGCCTGCCCGGACGATAGCGCGCTGGCCGATGAAATCCTCGAGGTTTGCCGCACCCAGATCATCGCGGCGCTGCCGCCGTCATCCGCGAAGCAACCTTGA
- a CDS encoding carbohydrate ABC transporter permease has product MSPRLLKKTLLRAGFWCLIGILLLYAVFPFYYAIVTSLKPSSALFQVSYWIDNPDFSNYATVLNQASFLRAIGNSLVVALCVVALALFLSLTAAYALGRVKFRGRGVVLMMVLGVSMFPQVAVLSGLFEVIRALGLYNTSWALILSYTIFTLPFTVWVLTTFMGQLPHELEEAAIMDGASPWVTLTRVLLPLLWPALVTTGLLAFIAAWNEFLFALTFTLTDSQRTVPVAIALISGGSPHELPWGLLMAASVLVTVPLVILVLIFQRRIVSGLTAGALKG; this is encoded by the coding sequence ATGAGCCCGCGCCTGCTGAAAAAAACCCTGTTGCGCGCCGGATTCTGGTGCCTGATCGGGATCTTGCTGCTGTATGCCGTCTTCCCGTTCTACTACGCCATCGTGACCTCGCTGAAGCCATCCAGCGCCTTGTTCCAGGTGAGCTACTGGATCGACAACCCCGATTTCTCCAACTATGCCACCGTGCTGAACCAGGCCTCGTTCCTGCGGGCCATCGGCAACTCGCTGGTGGTTGCGCTGTGCGTGGTCGCGCTGGCGTTGTTTCTCAGCCTGACCGCCGCCTATGCCCTGGGCCGAGTGAAGTTTCGCGGACGCGGCGTGGTGTTGATGATGGTCCTGGGCGTCTCGATGTTTCCACAAGTCGCAGTGCTGTCGGGATTGTTCGAAGTAATACGTGCCCTGGGCCTGTACAACACGTCCTGGGCGCTGATCCTGAGCTACACGATTTTCACCCTGCCCTTCACCGTCTGGGTGCTGACCACCTTCATGGGGCAATTGCCTCATGAGCTGGAAGAGGCCGCGATCATGGACGGTGCGTCACCCTGGGTCACGCTGACCCGCGTGCTGTTGCCGCTGCTCTGGCCGGCACTGGTCACCACGGGGCTCTTGGCCTTTATCGCCGCCTGGAACGAGTTCCTGTTTGCCCTGACCTTCACCCTGACCGACTCGCAACGCACGGTCCCGGTCGCCATCGCGCTGATTTCCGGTGGCAGCCCTCATGAACTGCCTTGGGGCTTGTTGATGGCGGCGTCGGTGCTGGTCACGGTGCCATTGGTGATTCTGGTGCTGATCTTCCAGCGCCGCATCGTTTCCGGCCTCACTGCCGGTGCGTTAAAGGGTTGA
- a CDS encoding sugar ABC transporter permease — protein MSVSTTLAPGDDEHLLTRETPVQRRRVRAAWLFLSPMLLCLALVAAWPLLRTFWFSLTDASLADTGDASFVGLSNYLFHSSAGWSGILVDPQWWNAVRNTLHFTVVSVGLEIVLGLLVALLLNVKFTGRALVRALILIPWAIPTIVSAKIWSWMLNDQFGIINHLMLSLGLIDAPLAWTADADLSMWAVIIVDVWKTVPFVTLLMLAALQMLPSDCYEAARVDGIHPVKVFWWVTLPLLMPALLVAAIFRILDSLRVFDVIYVLTSNSSSTMSMSVYARQHLVEFQDVGYGSAASTLLFLVVAVIAMAYLYLGRRQLEVRS, from the coding sequence ATGTCTGTCTCCACTACACTCGCGCCCGGCGACGACGAGCACCTGCTCACTCGGGAAACGCCGGTACAACGCCGTCGCGTTCGCGCCGCCTGGCTGTTCCTGAGCCCGATGCTGCTGTGCCTGGCCCTGGTGGCGGCCTGGCCGCTGCTGCGCACATTCTGGTTCAGCCTGACCGACGCCAGCCTGGCCGACACGGGCGATGCAAGCTTTGTCGGCTTGAGCAATTACCTGTTTCACAGCAGTGCTGGCTGGTCGGGCATCCTGGTCGATCCACAGTGGTGGAATGCGGTGCGCAACACCTTGCATTTCACTGTGGTGTCAGTGGGATTGGAAATCGTACTGGGGCTGCTGGTGGCATTGCTGCTGAACGTCAAGTTCACCGGGCGCGCGTTGGTGCGGGCGTTGATCCTGATCCCCTGGGCGATCCCGACCATCGTCTCGGCGAAAATCTGGTCTTGGATGCTCAATGACCAGTTCGGCATCATCAATCACCTGATGTTGAGCCTCGGCCTGATCGATGCGCCCCTGGCCTGGACAGCCGACGCGGACCTGTCGATGTGGGCGGTGATCATCGTCGACGTCTGGAAGACCGTGCCTTTCGTCACGCTGCTGATGCTGGCGGCCTTGCAGATGTTGCCCAGCGACTGCTACGAAGCCGCCAGGGTCGATGGCATTCACCCGGTGAAAGTGTTCTGGTGGGTCACCCTGCCACTGCTCATGCCGGCATTGCTGGTGGCGGCGATCTTTCGCATTCTCGATTCCTTGCGGGTGTTCGATGTCATCTATGTGTTGACCTCGAACTCATCGAGCACCATGAGCATGTCGGTCTATGCCCGCCAGCACCTGGTCGAATTCCAGGACGTCGGTTACGGCAGCGCCGCTTCGACCTTGCTGTTCCTGGTCGTGGCGGTAATCGCCATGGCGTACCTGTACCTCGGACGCCGTCAACTGGAGGTTCGCTCATGA